In a genomic window of Plutella xylostella chromosome 16, ilPluXylo3.1, whole genome shotgun sequence:
- the LOC119692048 gene encoding uncharacterized protein LOC119692048 gives MRRFIHNSRHPNNRIVGVLSVDEMRHALLELIRFAQTESFQMEYKLLKNSKQLPQTSNILCLKPFMENGIIRVGGRLEQSSYNYDKKHPILLHHSHTLTILIMRGEHIRLMHAGPQLLLSSVRERYWPTHGKIVANKVVRECITCFRNSPKIYSPLMGNLPRSRVTPAPPFLTTGIDYAGPFAVRDKRGRGCRSYKCYIAIFICFSTKAIHLELVSGLETQLFLSALRRFTSRRGIPKTILQQIQCDFWRRWSRDYIGLLQERTKWRSCKGAGLDVGTIVLIKDDRLPPCQWRLGRIVGCCPGRDGITRVAEMRTARGIIKRAFNNICPLPITC, from the exons atgcgaAGATTCATTCACAACTCTAGACATCCGAACAATAGAATAGTCGGGGTCTTATCAGTAGATGAAATGCGACATGCGTTGCTCGAATTAATTAGATTTGCACAAACAGAATCGTTCCAAATGGAGTACAAGTTACtaaaaaatagtaaacaaCTACCACAAACATCAAACATATTGTGTTTGAAACCATTTATGGAAAATGGGATTATTCGAGTAGGGGGACGCCTGGAACAGTCCTCATACAATTACGATAAAAAACACCCAATACTTCTACATCACTCACACACACTAACAATTCTTATAATGCGTGGAGAACACATAAGATTAATGCATGCAGGGCCACAGTTATTACTTTCATCTGTCCGCGAGAGATATTGGCCGACACACGGTAAGATCGTCGCTAATAAGGTTGTACGAGAATGTATAACGTGCTTCAGGAACAGTCCGAAGATCTACTCACCGCTAATGGGTAATTTACCAAGGTCAAGAGTAACTCCAGCACCGCCCTTCCTCACAACTGGCATTGATTATGCAGGACCCTTTGCGGTGAGGGACAAAAGGGGGCGTGGTTGCAGGTCATACAAATGTTACATagcaatttttatttgtttttcgaCAAAGGCAATTCACTTAGAGTTAGTTTCAGGTCTAGAAACTCAGCTCTTCCTGTCTGCGCTGCGAAGGTTTACGTCCAGGCGAGGTATACCAAAAACAATA CTGCAGCAGATCCAATGCGACTTCTGGAGAAGATGGTCAAGAGACTACATAGGACTGCTTCAAGAACGCACGAAATGGAGAAGCTGCAAGGGTGCCGGACTCGACGTGGGTACCATTGTGCTGATCAAAGATGACCGACTGCCGCCCTGCCAGTGGAGGCTGGGACGCATCGTCGGCTGCTGCCCGGGTCGCGACGGCATCACGCGGGTCGCAGAGATGCGCACGGCGCGTGGAATAATCAAGAGAGCATTCAACAATATCTGTCCATTACCGATTACATGTTAA